The Elgaria multicarinata webbii isolate HBS135686 ecotype San Diego chromosome 1, rElgMul1.1.pri, whole genome shotgun sequence genome has a window encoding:
- the UBE2T gene encoding ubiquitin-conjugating enzyme E2 T: MQRASRLKRELHLLTTEPPPAITCWQNGSRIDELRAQILGSANTPYEKGVFDLEVVVPERYPFEPPKMRFLTPIYHPNIDSAGRICLDVLRLPPKGAWRPSLNIATLLTSIQLLMNEPNPDDPLMADISSEYKYNKQAFLRNARQWTGKYASQTTMTSEISDEENHQNKMNLPKDSNISQKRKGSNISGLSKKSRSETEDLLL; this comes from the exons ATGCAAAGGGCTTCACGGCTGAAGAGGGAGCTGCATCTGTTGACCACGGAACCACCTCCAGCCATTACTTGCTGGCAGAATGGAAGTCGCATAGATGAACTCAGAGCCC aaatattggGTTCTGCAAATACACCTTATGAGAAAGGTGTTTTTGACTTGGAAGTAGTTGTGCCTGAAAG ATATCCATTTGAACCCCCAAAGATGCGCTTTCTCACTCCCATCTACCATCCCAACATTGACTCAGCTGGAAGAATTTGCCTGGATGTTCTCAGATTGCCACCCAAG GGTGCGTGGAGGCCATCTCTGAATATTGCCACTCTGCTGACTTCCATACAGCTGCTTATGAATGAACCCAACCCTGATGACCCTCTCATGGCTGACATT TCCTCTGAGTATAAATACAACAAGCAAGCATTCCTCAGAAATGCCAGACAATGGACAGGGAAGTATGCAAGCCAGACAACAATG ACTTCGGAAATTTCAGATGAAGAGAATCACCAAAACAAGATGAACTTACCCAAAGATTccaacatttctcagaaaaggaaaggaagcaatATCAGTGGATTGTCCAAAAAGTCTCGCTCAGAAACAGAGGATTTGCTGCTGTAG